The Calothrix sp. PCC 7507 DNA segment ATAATTCCGATGGCTGAAAAAATTTCAGTACTGCTTCTGGATTATTAACAGGCGCAAGTATCCATCCCTTCGGCACTGAATAACCCCATCGCTTAACTTCAGATAATGTCGCTGCCTTTTGTCCGACGATCGCCGCATCTAATTCATCATCTAGCGAGAAAATTGCTTGATCGCCCCGCAAAAACTCTAACATCCCCTGCGATCCTGCTTCTGCCTCTTGAGTAGGCAGGCTCAGATCATCGGGGATTTTGGTATAAATCCAGCCCAATAAGCCAGCCAGGGCAACAGCGGCGACGATTCTGGGGAAATCGTCGGCGTGTAAAAGTGCCACAAATAACGGAAATATAATCAACACGCCGTATTTGATTAATTTTCTGGAGCGCAGAACTGTAAAGCTGATAGATGTCAAAAACAATACAAACCCTGCCACCAGTGGATCGTGTACTAACAATCCCCAAACGGCGTTTGTTGTCCCGGCCCCTCTGCCTATCCAGTATCTACCAATGACTAAGGCAATCAGAGCCACTAATTCCCATGTTGATCCTTCCTTAAAGAAAGCGCGGGCAATCAGCACGGCCGCGATTCCCTTAAAAGCTTCTGACAAAACTGCCAGAATGCCTACGAGTTTGCCGCCGTGATAAAAAGCGGCTGATACACTGATGTTTCCCGTTCCCAGTCGTGCTAATTGCTTTCCCTTCAGGGCGTAAGTAATCCAGGCAATTAGCGGTAGCGTGCCCAAAAGGGGGCAACCAATCAAAATAACTAAAGCACCCCAAAGTTCAATCATTGTGGATTTTGGATTTTAGATTTATTTTGCATGTTGCATCTCAAATCGCAAATCTAAAATCTTTTGGAAGTTTTATTGATGGTTTTAAGGGCGCTTTTACTAGTTAAGCGATGGACACTTGGCTGCAACGGGAGCCGTTTTTGCCAGTGTCCTTCTAAGCAGCCAATTACTAAGCTAATAATTCTTAGTTTAGCGCATAGGCAGCCTGTAGCGCCCAAATGATTAAACCAGCGATCGACCCCAATAGCAATACGGTAGAGATAGTAACTACTTTAGGGGAATCAGCACCCTTAAATTTCATAATTCCGCGATTTAAATCGGACATAATTTTGTAATCTTCCTTTTTTACGGAGTTAATTTGTCCGTCTCGATTGTAGTCTTTCTGTTCAAAAATAAAGTTAAATTACCATTATTATTTTGTTTAAGCTTGGCAACTATGTGTGAAGCAGGGGGAATTGGGAATATTGCCTATTGCCTTTTTTATAAGTTGTTATAAATACTACTTTAGGTAGAAAATCTTACCTTACTCAGTGCCTAATACCCCATTTCCTACTTCAGAGAATATAGTATAATTTAATACTTTATTTCCTGACGAATTAATTTTCGCCAGTTATCTGGGAGCGTGTTTGCAGGTGAAAATAGTGCTGATCATCATTTTGGCGGTGGTTGTGGGATTGTTGGTGGCGGTTGAGGTGGGATTGCGATCGCTCTTTGGCTTCGGGAATCCCCTAATCTACATCAGCGATGAGCAAATTGGTTATTTGTTAGCTCCTAACCAGCGGACTCGGCGGTTTGGGAATCGCATTGAGATTAATGAATATTCTATGCGGAGTGGCCCAATCCAAAAAACCCCCGCACCCTCTACCCTGCGAGTGCTAATTTTAGGCGATTCGATCGCTAATGGTGGCTGGTGGACGGATCAGGCTAATACGATTTCTAATTTAATGGCACAGTCTTTAACTGCAGCTAATACTAGTAATTACTCTGAAGTAGAAGTATTAAATGCATCGGCTAATTCTTGGGGACCCAGAAATGAATTAGCTTACCTAGAACGGTTTGGCAATTTTAATGCTCAGGTAGTAGTGCTATTAATTAATACAGATGACTTGTTTGCTACTCCACCCACATCTTTACCTGTAGGACGCGATCGCAACTATCCAGATAGTAAACCTCCCCTAGCATTGGTGGAAGTTGTGCAACGCTATCTCCTCAAGCAAAAGCCGATTCCCGAACTGACAGCAGTGCAAAATGAACCAGGCGATCGCGTCGGCATTAATCTAGCAGCAATCAGCAAAATCCAAGCCCTAACTCATCAAACCAACAGCCAATTCCTGTTAGTGATGACTCCCTTACTCCGAGAAATTGGTAAACCAGGCCCCCGTGATTACGAAATTACAGCCCGCCAACGCTTGCTAGATTTTACGAAAACACAACAAATTACTTATATAGACATCCTGCCGATATTTAACTCTACCAAAAACCCGCAAGCTTTATACCAAGACCACATTCACATGAATTTATCAGGTAATCAATTAGTCAGTAAATTGGTAGAGCGATCGCTAAATGAAATGTTAAGTCATGATATCAAATCTTAAGTTGGATCATTCTTATAGCATTTCTCAACAAGCGTGAGATACATCGGTAAGGGCATGGCAGTGCCATGCCCCTACACAGCGTGATATATTTTTGTACTTCATTTGAATGGGAAGCGCTATAAGTTTCATAGCTAACAAGATCCCCGACTTCTACCCTTCTCCTGGGAGACGCTGCGCGAACGGGAAGCCACCCTTCGGGTGTCTAGAAGAAGTCGGAGATCTATAGTAACAGATTGAATCAGTTAACAATTAACAATCAACAATCCACATATATTTAGATTAAGTAACCGTTAAAAACACTAAAAAATATAGCAAAATAAAATCAAAAGTTTCTCTAAGAATTCCAGTTGCTGGCAACTTAACTAAGTGTCTTGAGTGTGGTGTCGTTTAGGTAGTGTGGAACTCATAACTAGTAGTCTGTCAGGGTTGAAATGAGGGACTGTAGTGTGAGCGTCTCGCTCACGCGGGCTTTTCGGCCCGCACTACCAAAAACCCCTCAAAACAAAATTAACAAATCACTAGACTGGCTTATCTGTAAACCTTACGAGGTGACAATATGGACAGTAAGAAACTCCTGAGTCAATATGCAACAGGAGAAAGGAATTTTAACGCAGCCATTCTGCATCAAGCAAACTTACGTAGCGCTGACTTAAGAGGAGCAAATTTTGCTGAAACCGACTTGAGTGGTGCCGACTTGAGTAGTGCTAACTTGAGTGGATGTAACCTAACTCGGGCAAACTTGACTAATGCAGACCTCAGTGGAGCCAATTTAAATGGTGCCAACTTGAGTGAAGTAAACTTTATTGGCTCAGACTTAACTAGAGCCAATCTAGAAGGAACAAACCTCAGTCGCGCCGATTTGCGGAGTGCAAATTTAGTTTTAGCCAACCTGTTTGGCGCAAACCTCAGTGAGGCGGAAATGAGTGGTGCTAATTTAAGTGGCGCTAATCTCAGACAAACAAATTTGATTTGCAGCAACCTTAATGAGGCGGAACTCAGTGGTGCAGATTTAACTGCAGCCACCATCACTGAACAAGAGATGAGCGGCAAAATTTTGCACGTTGGTTTATCCCATACCTGGGTGACATGGGCTGGTAGTTACTAATTCTGATAGATAATGGTTGTTTTTGAAAGACAAAACGCAGTCAGGGCGCAACATATTTGCGCCCTGACTGTTTGGATGATACTGTATTTTTTTAATACACTAAAGGTGTCGCACCACGCATCGCCCGTAAAGAATTGATGCAAGCAGGACAATCGCAGCCAAATAAATTGATTGCCATATCGCTTTCTTCGTCGTTGAACTCCAGCATGGGAGCATCGTCTTTAGACGGCTCTGCTTCCGGCTGATAGTTAGGGATTTGAGCCAAAACAGAAGCTCTAGCACATACTAAACCGACTTTATGTTTATTACGTATGCACGATAAACGGTCGGCGGTTGTGTTTTCTGGCTCTATTGCTTGGGCTTGATTAATCATCACTCCCATAGAGAGGATGGAGCCAAGAAGTAGGGGAGTCGAAAGCAAGCTTAGTATAAATTTGTGCATTTGTTTCCTGGGGAAAACAATTCCAACTGCTAAGATTATCCGATTAAATCTTACAGTGCAAGTAAATGTTGATCAGGAACACCTGAGTTGCATGAGTGCTGAGTTCAATATCCATGATTAATGGTAGGCGATCGCTACCATTTTGCATTAGAGTGTTCCACAAAATAAATGATCCAAAACCCGTCATTGCGATCGCGATCGCAATGACAACTGGGCATTTTTTTACTTGGAGTACTCTTACATAGGAATCGTAAATTGTCTTTGAAAAAATCTCAGTAGCCTTGTAGTGGACTGACACAGCTAAAATAGTGCATTAAGTGTAGGTTCCAACATTATCAAGGCTTTGTTGGGTTGCGCTCCGCTTCACCCAACCTACGTCTAATGCAACATTTTAGCCTTGTCACGCCAGTAGCGTGTGTTAGCGGAGCGTAACGTACCACAGACTTGGGATGGTGCGTTACGCGCTTGATTTTTTACCTGAGGCGGAGTTCCCCCTGCGAAAATTGCCTTTCATTTTATTTGTAACAACTGACTTAAATCTAATAGTTTGTATCAGCAATTATCTATAGTTACGCACTTCAATTAAAAAGATTCGGCATTAAGAGCCACAATGATGTTGATATTATAATCATCTTCATAGAGGGAAGATTATATATTAGAGTCTCCTCCCTTATTTTACAAAAATAGATAAACTTTTACTTATAGTTCCAATCTAATATTTATTTAAGACTTTAGGGTTGAGAGTTAACCATTTTGGCTTCAAAGCCTGTAAACTAATTTCAATCAGATAAATGATGGTTTGGCATCACATCAGATTACAGTCATTAATACCAGTCACCTAAGTTTTAACAAGATAGTTGAAATTGCCTTTTCTGTAAGGGAAGGGCTGAAATTCGCTGGACAAGCATAGGTGAAACTAACCATAGATTCAGACAAGAAAACCTAATATTTCTTGCCGTAATTTCCATGTCTAAAAAAAATAAATTCACATTTAAGGAGATGTTATGACAGAGTTTTTTAATCGATTTTCTCGCCGCAAATTCATCTTAACAGCCGGAGCGTCTGCGGGTGCTGTATTTCTGAAGGGTTGTTTGGGAAATCCACCTGATAACCTTACTGGAGGGAACTCTCAAGCAAAGCCAACAGCTCAACAGGTAGCTAATATTAATCCCGCACAAGCACCAGAAACTACGAAAATTAAGTTGGGATATATTCCCATTATCGAATCGGCTCCCCTAATTATTGCCAAAGAAAAAGGCTTATTTGCAAAGTATGGGATGGCTGATGTAGAACTTGCAAAACAAGCTTCATGGGGTGCAGCACGAGACAACGTAGAAATTGGCTCTGCTGGGGGTGGAATTGATGGTGGACAATGGCAAATGCCAATGCCCCATTTAATTACAGAAGGTTTGATTACTAAAGGGAATCAAAAAATTCCCATGTATGTGTTGGCGCAATTGGTGACACATGGAAATGGAATAGCGATCGCCAGCAAACACCAAGGCAAAGGTATTGGTCTACAATTGGCTAGCGCTAAGTCTCTATTTAGCCAACTCAAATCCTCAACACCCTTCACCGCCGCCTTTACATTCCCCCACGTCAACCAAGATTTATGGATTCGCTACTGGTTAGCAGCAGGGGGAATCGATCCCGATTCCGAAGTGAAATTGTTGACAGTGCCAGCGGCTCAAACCGTTGCCAACATGAAAACAGGTACAATGGATGCCTTTAGTACTGGCGATCCTTGGCCTTATCGCATTGTCAAAGACAAAATCGGCTTCCTCGCCGCCCTCACCGCAGAGATTTGGAAGAATCACCCTGAAGAATACCTCGCCATTAGAGCCGATTGGGTTGACAAAAATCCCAAAGCTACAAAAGCCCTACTCAAAGCAGTTATCGAAGCACA contains these protein-coding regions:
- a CDS encoding SGNH/GDSL hydrolase family protein, whose translation is MKIVLIIILAVVVGLLVAVEVGLRSLFGFGNPLIYISDEQIGYLLAPNQRTRRFGNRIEINEYSMRSGPIQKTPAPSTLRVLILGDSIANGGWWTDQANTISNLMAQSLTAANTSNYSEVEVLNASANSWGPRNELAYLERFGNFNAQVVVLLINTDDLFATPPTSLPVGRDRNYPDSKPPLALVEVVQRYLLKQKPIPELTAVQNEPGDRVGINLAAISKIQALTHQTNSQFLLVMTPLLREIGKPGPRDYEITARQRLLDFTKTQQITYIDILPIFNSTKNPQALYQDHIHMNLSGNQLVSKLVERSLNEMLSHDIKS
- a CDS encoding pentapeptide repeat-containing protein, whose translation is MDSKKLLSQYATGERNFNAAILHQANLRSADLRGANFAETDLSGADLSSANLSGCNLTRANLTNADLSGANLNGANLSEVNFIGSDLTRANLEGTNLSRADLRSANLVLANLFGANLSEAEMSGANLSGANLRQTNLICSNLNEAELSGADLTAATITEQEMSGKILHVGLSHTWVTWAGSY
- a CDS encoding CmpA/NrtA family ABC transporter substrate-binding protein → MTEFFNRFSRRKFILTAGASAGAVFLKGCLGNPPDNLTGGNSQAKPTAQQVANINPAQAPETTKIKLGYIPIIESAPLIIAKEKGLFAKYGMADVELAKQASWGAARDNVEIGSAGGGIDGGQWQMPMPHLITEGLITKGNQKIPMYVLAQLVTHGNGIAIASKHQGKGIGLQLASAKSLFSQLKSSTPFTAAFTFPHVNQDLWIRYWLAAGGIDPDSEVKLLTVPAAQTVANMKTGTMDAFSTGDPWPYRIVKDKIGFLAALTAEIWKNHPEEYLAIRADWVDKNPKATKALLKAVIEAQQWLDNFDNRKEAAQILAGRNYFNLNSPDILADPYQGKYDMGDGRKIDDKSMAALYWKDAKGNVSYPYKSHDLWFIVENVRWGFLPKDYVDNNGAKAKELVNKVNREDIWKEAAKELGIAAADIPTSSSRGVEEFFDGVKFDPEKPEEYLKSLKIKKVAV